A single genomic interval of Flavobacteriales bacterium harbors:
- a CDS encoding DUF1398 domain-containing protein: MFTLEQIELAHSKVKSGAEFPKYIEEIKKIGVAAFETWVFDSHTNYFGLNDFQTKSKPKYDNLTIASNSDKDKFSQYLKIHQRGETDYFTFCNHCAETGIEKWIVDLDKMTCIYYDKAEKEILIEKVPSL, encoded by the coding sequence ATGTTTACATTAGAACAAATAGAATTGGCTCATAGCAAAGTAAAATCAGGAGCTGAGTTTCCAAAATATATAGAGGAAATTAAAAAAATTGGAGTTGCTGCTTTTGAAACTTGGGTTTTTGATAGCCACACAAATTATTTTGGGTTAAACGACTTTCAAACAAAATCTAAACCCAAATATGATAATCTGACAATCGCTTCAAATAGCGACAAAGACAAATTCAGCCAGTATTTAAAAATTCACCAAAGAGGAGAAACAGACTATTTTACTTTTTGTAATCATTGTGCCGAAACCGGTATTGAAAAATGGATTGTTGACCTTGATAAAATGACTTGTATCTATTATGACAAGGCTGAAAAAGAAATATTAATTGAAAAAGTTCCTTCTCTATAA
- a CDS encoding 1-acyl-sn-glycerol-3-phosphate acyltransferase, translated as MGVILIAIRSLVFVLFTLLCTVVALVGSIFGGHQWALGTQRFWSVAMLRVFGVKTVLHGNKPDVGLMMSNHQSYIDIWLIPKYAITVFVAKAEVKKMPLVGWGASAVNTVYVDRSSKESRQKTKNEISERIRKGRSVIIFPEGTTGDGNGLLPLKPGMFFNASEEGFPIIPVAIFYENPALAWVGDDNMGAHFFRNFSRWSTKAHIAFGEPMIGADGEELMERYQLWMLKTLEGLRKEHRS; from the coding sequence ATGGGGGTGATACTTATTGCAATCCGGTCCTTGGTTTTCGTTTTGTTTACGCTGCTGTGTACAGTTGTGGCCTTGGTGGGTTCCATTTTTGGCGGCCACCAATGGGCTTTGGGCACACAACGATTCTGGTCGGTAGCGATGCTTCGTGTGTTCGGTGTAAAAACGGTGCTTCATGGAAACAAACCTGATGTTGGTTTGATGATGAGCAACCATCAATCGTACATCGATATTTGGCTCATCCCCAAGTATGCCATCACTGTTTTTGTGGCCAAGGCCGAAGTGAAAAAGATGCCTTTAGTTGGGTGGGGTGCCAGTGCAGTGAATACCGTTTACGTGGACCGAAGCAGCAAGGAAAGCCGACAAAAGACCAAGAATGAAATTTCAGAACGTATTAGGAAAGGTCGATCGGTCATCATTTTTCCTGAGGGTACCACGGGAGACGGTAATGGACTCTTGCCCTTGAAACCCGGCATGTTCTTCAACGCATCTGAAGAAGGGTTTCCCATCATTCCGGTGGCCATCTTTTATGAAAATCCGGCACTGGCTTGGGTAGGCGATGACAACATGGGCGCTCATTTCTTCCGCAATTTCAGTAGATGGAGCACGAAGGCCCATATCGCTTTTGGCGAACCGATGATCGGTGCCGATGGCGAGGAATTAATGGAACGCTACCAACTGTGGATGCTTAAGACCTTGGAGGGTTTGCGAAAAGAACACAGGTCTTAA
- a CDS encoding OmpH family outer membrane protein, with translation MKNLALAVVLILGLFGISANLENDTKIGYVYMDLVLSKMPEAVEMNKILEKYSAEKAAKLSKSSAIVEGKIEEMSKKEKAGELTEAGRIIAENEIANLKMGLEKQTTINEQELYEKRVQLLTPIAKKLEASMDKVAAKLGYKYVLNSSDGTGNSIVIVAPEADDLTQEVMEDLEIRLD, from the coding sequence ATGAAAAACTTGGCATTGGCAGTGGTTCTGATTCTAGGACTTTTTGGAATATCGGCCAACTTGGAAAACGACACAAAGATCGGTTATGTATACATGGACCTGGTACTTAGCAAAATGCCCGAAGCAGTGGAGATGAACAAGATCCTTGAAAAATACAGCGCTGAAAAAGCGGCCAAGTTGAGCAAAAGCAGCGCAATTGTAGAAGGCAAGATTGAGGAAATGAGCAAAAAAGAGAAGGCCGGAGAATTGACAGAAGCAGGACGCATCATTGCGGAAAACGAGATTGCAAATCTCAAGATGGGTCTTGAAAAACAGACCACAATCAACGAACAGGAACTTTACGAAAAGAGAGTCCAACTCTTGACTCCCATTGCCAAAAAATTGGAAGCATCGATGGATAAAGTGGCTGCAAAATTGGGTTACAAATACGTACTCAATTCATCAGATGGAACTGGGAATTCCATCGTAATTGTAGCACCAGAGGCAGATGACCTTACCCAAGAGGTGATGGAAGACCTTGAGATCAGATTAGATTGA
- the ribD gene encoding bifunctional diaminohydroxyphosphoribosylaminopyrimidine deaminase/5-amino-6-(5-phosphoribosylamino)uracil reductase RibD → MLRCIELAQLGAGSVAPNPMVGCVIVHNGSIIGEGYHRKIGEAHAEVNAINAVADASLLPQATLYVSLEPCAHFGKTPPCANLIIEKKIKRVVIACLDPFAQVNGAGIKRLMDAGVDVRLGVCEREALELNRRFITFHRKKRPYIILKWAETSNGSVDDLRTDSSETPLKITCEAANILVHKWRSEEAAIMVGAKTIKQDNPSLTTRKYAGKNPIRIVLDSKFGIPENAQVLDGVAETLVFTESQTGFESNNHEFVTVADTRNLESVLTELHNRNIQSVIVEGGPTLHRSFYEAGLWDEIRRFVAPISVSQGVKALQVSEFAEEELVVGDDRLLIYRNR, encoded by the coding sequence ATGCTTCGTTGTATTGAACTGGCGCAGTTAGGCGCTGGTTCGGTAGCTCCCAATCCGATGGTTGGCTGCGTCATTGTACACAACGGAAGTATCATCGGTGAAGGTTACCACCGCAAAATAGGCGAAGCACATGCCGAAGTAAATGCCATCAATGCTGTGGCTGATGCTTCGCTATTACCTCAAGCCACGCTGTATGTGAGTTTGGAGCCATGCGCACATTTTGGAAAAACACCACCTTGCGCCAATCTGATCATAGAGAAAAAGATAAAACGTGTGGTCATTGCGTGCCTCGATCCATTTGCACAGGTAAATGGCGCGGGCATCAAACGATTGATGGATGCTGGTGTTGATGTTCGACTTGGAGTTTGTGAGCGAGAAGCCCTCGAATTGAACAGACGCTTCATCACATTTCATCGAAAAAAAAGACCTTACATCATTCTTAAATGGGCAGAAACCTCAAACGGATCTGTAGATGATCTGAGAACAGATTCAAGCGAAACTCCGTTGAAGATCACCTGCGAAGCGGCCAACATATTGGTTCACAAATGGCGATCGGAAGAAGCTGCCATCATGGTTGGAGCAAAAACTATCAAACAAGACAACCCCAGTTTGACCACCCGAAAATATGCAGGTAAGAATCCAATAAGAATCGTTTTAGATTCCAAATTTGGAATTCCCGAAAACGCCCAGGTTTTGGATGGCGTGGCGGAAACACTTGTTTTCACAGAAAGCCAAACAGGATTTGAAAGCAACAACCATGAGTTCGTTACAGTAGCTGACACACGAAATCTGGAATCGGTTTTGACTGAACTTCATAATCGCAACATTCAGTCTGTAATCGTAGAAGGTGGCCCAACCTTGCATCGTTCTTTCTACGAAGCTGGTCTTTGGGACGAAATAAGAAGGTTTGTTGCTCCCATTTCAGTTTCTCAAGGAGTAAAAGCACTGCAGGTGAGCGAATTCGCAGAAGAAGAATTGGTGGTTGGCGATGACCGACTTTTGATCTACCGAAACCGATGA
- a CDS encoding EamA/RhaT family transporter: MIPLALSILSSSVLLVIFKYFQKFGVNTFQAITVNYVVAASLGYMMTPEHFSMAELTHKPWALSAVLIGSVFIGMFYIMALSSQKVGIAVSSVANKMSLVIPVVAGFILYNETMGALKITGIVLAVIAVVMVTFTKTKLEVESKYLVLPFIIFLGSGFLDTIFKYVQTTQLATGEIEIFSASLFLMSAIVGSSILIAKRVFKGSVLETKSIIAGFALGVPNYFSIHFLLNALNLPNLESTVVFPINNTGIVLLSTLLAILLFHEKLSKLNWAGVALAVASISLIAIV, from the coding sequence ATGATTCCTTTAGCACTCAGTATTCTTTCCTCTTCGGTATTGTTGGTCATATTCAAGTATTTCCAAAAGTTCGGAGTCAACACCTTTCAGGCCATCACGGTCAATTATGTCGTTGCTGCCTCGCTTGGTTATATGATGACACCCGAGCATTTTTCGATGGCTGAACTGACGCACAAACCTTGGGCACTTAGCGCTGTACTTATCGGTTCAGTCTTCATAGGCATGTTCTACATCATGGCGCTTTCATCTCAGAAAGTTGGCATTGCAGTAAGTTCGGTGGCCAATAAGATGTCGTTAGTGATACCAGTAGTTGCTGGTTTCATTCTTTACAACGAAACAATGGGCGCGCTTAAAATTACTGGGATCGTGTTGGCAGTGATTGCAGTGGTGATGGTGACCTTTACCAAAACCAAACTGGAAGTTGAATCGAAATACCTCGTTTTACCGTTCATCATATTTCTTGGTAGCGGCTTTTTGGACACTATTTTCAAATATGTACAAACAACGCAGTTGGCAACTGGGGAAATTGAGATTTTCTCCGCCTCATTGTTTTTGATGTCGGCCATTGTTGGCAGCAGCATTCTCATCGCAAAGCGAGTATTCAAAGGCTCAGTGCTGGAAACAAAAAGCATTATCGCTGGCTTTGCTTTAGGCGTGCCTAATTATTTTTCCATTCACTTTCTACTGAACGCGCTCAATCTACCCAACCTCGAAAGCACGGTCGTTTTTCCCATTAACAATACGGGTATTGTACTTCTCAGTACCTTGCTTGCCATATTGCTTTTCCACGAAAAACTATCAAAACTGAATTGGGCCGGTGTAGCGCTTGCTGTAGCTTCCATTTCGCTAATTGCCATTGTATGA
- a CDS encoding TlpA family protein disulfide reductase: MRILLAFFCSVLTITTSAQNRLKLVMDTKPVGSVIRISKYLGDMEIPLDSVRYRGEGEIDFIYDNRYSDGVYVVEISSLESFQFVLVAHENIVAHIYESGSGMAFKPDGSKENDAFNIMMNLSEVYSKSMDTLSMATNYLSNFAPRHQALSDSLNDVYHRIAEAYNNSLGLLSNLFPNSYAASVLAPLDKIPLRSQKREWEQKFDNDAAFGHVHYFNHIDFSDERIITNPFLPNKVLDYLYNYTERSETGLQAAIDKLLSFPNLHPKVQAFMIDLLIDFFTDKEALEYVDYLNRNYLGSCDLPLSAQTLEKIEKAVKFKPGDQLPELKMPDQTAHLVPLSAMNSKLNVVVFWASWCPHCVREVPKLKALFEQMKGELGVYSISLDTNKTDWINAIDALGLDWYNVNDLKGWESESLQQFGVTSTPSLFLLDERLRWIGRASSFDGLYELVRTQLEE; encoded by the coding sequence ATGAGAATTCTACTTGCCTTTTTCTGTTCGGTATTAACCATAACCACATCTGCTCAAAACAGATTGAAACTGGTAATGGACACCAAACCTGTAGGCAGCGTTATCCGCATTTCCAAGTATTTGGGCGATATGGAAATTCCGCTAGACAGCGTACGCTACCGCGGAGAAGGTGAGATTGATTTCATCTATGACAACCGCTACTCCGATGGCGTTTACGTGGTGGAGATCAGCAGCCTAGAATCGTTTCAATTTGTATTGGTGGCACACGAGAACATTGTGGCGCACATTTACGAAAGCGGTTCTGGCATGGCTTTCAAACCTGATGGCTCGAAAGAGAATGATGCATTCAACATCATGATGAATCTATCTGAAGTGTATTCAAAAAGCATGGATACGCTCTCGATGGCTACCAATTACCTATCCAATTTTGCACCACGACATCAAGCACTCAGCGATTCGTTGAATGATGTGTACCACAGGATTGCGGAAGCCTACAATAACTCGCTAGGACTTCTCAGTAATCTGTTTCCCAACAGCTATGCCGCGTCGGTTTTAGCTCCGCTGGATAAGATTCCATTGCGTAGTCAAAAGCGAGAATGGGAACAGAAATTCGACAACGATGCTGCCTTCGGTCATGTACATTATTTCAACCACATCGATTTTTCGGATGAGCGCATCATCACCAATCCATTTCTGCCGAATAAGGTGCTCGATTATCTCTACAATTACACAGAACGTTCTGAAACCGGATTGCAAGCAGCTATTGATAAACTCTTGTCTTTCCCAAACCTGCATCCGAAGGTTCAGGCTTTTATGATCGATCTTCTTATCGATTTCTTCACCGATAAGGAAGCGCTGGAATATGTCGACTATTTGAACCGAAATTATCTTGGTAGCTGCGATCTGCCTTTGTCTGCTCAAACGCTTGAGAAAATTGAAAAAGCAGTGAAGTTCAAACCTGGCGATCAATTGCCTGAACTTAAAATGCCTGACCAAACAGCTCATTTGGTTCCGCTTAGCGCCATGAACAGCAAACTGAACGTGGTGGTTTTCTGGGCTTCTTGGTGTCCGCATTGCGTGCGAGAAGTTCCCAAACTGAAAGCACTTTTCGAGCAAATGAAAGGCGAACTAGGAGTTTATTCCATTTCTCTTGACACGAACAAAACCGATTGGATAAATGCTATTGATGCGCTTGGCCTTGATTGGTACAATGTAAACGACCTAAAGGGATGGGAAAGCGAAAGCCTGCAACAGTTTGGAGTTACCTCCACCCCTTCCCTATTCCTATTGGATGAACGTTTGCGTTGGATAGGAAGAGCCAGTTCGTTTGATGGACTTTACGAACTGGTCAGAACGCAGCTGGAGGAATAA
- a CDS encoding cytochrome-c peroxidase: MRSTGLFFAIICFVGVLSGCQEESVIPDGNNQPDALDVALEEALLNASNGVGSSFYKLPSTLSDIPQDPKNPLTAAKVELGKLLYHETGMGVHPKKEEGRFTYSCSSCHHADGGFQACLPQGISEGGIGFGLHGEGRYPNSNYPIAELDVQPIRTPSALNIAYQTNVLWNGQFGGTHLNEGTESQWHEGSPKIWNHLGFEGTETQAIAGIKVHRMDMTPSLFQNSNYKQLYYAAFGEIGDDTLMSNVYTGLAIAAYERTLLPTEAPFQKWLNGNSNALSSKEKEGAILFFGKAECASCHNGPALSSMDFYALGMDDLNGSGTYFTNFVDETINFGRGGFTGNAADYYKFKVPQLYNLVQSKFYGHGASFHSVQEVVAYKNKAVQENHEVPMGQLASEFHPLNLSTKEIEAISAFIEYGLYDRNLKRYQPTSIPSGFCFPNNDYRSAQEMGCQ; the protein is encoded by the coding sequence ATGAGATCAACAGGATTATTTTTCGCCATCATCTGCTTTGTAGGAGTTCTGAGTGGATGTCAGGAAGAGTCTGTAATTCCTGACGGAAACAACCAACCTGACGCTTTGGACGTGGCGCTTGAAGAAGCCCTCTTGAACGCTTCGAACGGTGTTGGAAGCAGCTTTTACAAACTACCTAGCACGCTCAGCGATATTCCTCAGGACCCGAAAAATCCATTGACCGCTGCCAAAGTAGAACTAGGAAAACTGCTGTACCACGAAACTGGAATGGGCGTGCATCCGAAGAAGGAAGAAGGAAGATTTACCTACAGTTGTTCAAGCTGTCATCACGCTGATGGCGGTTTTCAGGCTTGTTTACCTCAAGGAATTTCTGAAGGTGGAATTGGATTTGGACTACATGGCGAAGGCCGCTATCCAAATTCAAATTACCCGATTGCAGAGTTGGATGTTCAACCGATCAGAACTCCTTCTGCGTTGAACATAGCCTATCAGACAAATGTGCTTTGGAACGGGCAGTTTGGAGGAACACATCTGAACGAAGGAACAGAGTCTCAGTGGCACGAGGGCTCGCCAAAGATCTGGAATCATTTAGGCTTTGAAGGGACCGAAACGCAGGCAATTGCCGGCATCAAGGTTCATCGTATGGATATGACGCCATCATTGTTCCAAAACTCAAATTACAAGCAACTTTATTACGCGGCTTTTGGTGAAATTGGCGATGACACGCTGATGAGCAATGTTTACACTGGTTTGGCCATTGCCGCCTATGAGCGAACTCTTTTACCGACCGAAGCTCCGTTTCAAAAGTGGTTGAATGGAAATTCGAATGCCTTGAGTTCGAAGGAAAAAGAAGGTGCAATCCTGTTTTTCGGCAAAGCAGAATGTGCTTCTTGCCACAATGGCCCAGCTCTTTCGTCCATGGATTTCTATGCTTTAGGAATGGATGACTTAAATGGTTCAGGCACGTATTTCACCAATTTTGTAGATGAGACCATCAATTTCGGTCGTGGCGGATTTACTGGAAATGCTGCCGATTACTACAAGTTCAAAGTGCCGCAATTGTACAACCTCGTTCAATCTAAATTCTACGGCCACGGGGCATCATTCCATTCTGTTCAAGAAGTGGTTGCTTACAAGAACAAAGCCGTTCAAGAAAACCATGAAGTTCCAATGGGACAATTGGCCTCGGAATTTCATCCTCTAAACCTGTCGACCAAGGAGATTGAAGCCATTTCAGCTTTTATCGAATATGGTCTGTACGACAGAAATCTGAAGCGCTACCAACCAACCAGCATTCCATCCGGATTTTGTTTCCCGAACAACGATTATCGTTCTGCTCAGGAAATGGGTTGTCAGTAA
- a CDS encoding cytochrome-c peroxidase: MRLDAQIAEKAKKIFRPIAAVAENPDNAITTEKVKLGKVLYFDKRLSKEGNISCNSCHNLKTGGVDNLSFSPGDDGGLGGRNSPTVLNAAFHSTQFWDGRAKDVEEQAGMPILNPVEMAIPNEAFLIDRLKGIELYQGLFAEAYPGQSAPITYTNLRNAIGAFERTLVTPSRFDHFLNGESKALTIAEKEGLKAFVDAGCITCHNGEMVGGNSFQKFGQFKDYWTYTGSKSVDDGLFSLTKNEADKYMFKVPSLRNIHETSPYFHDGSVKDLAEAVSIMAEINLNKKLTDQEVNSIVTFLQALSGELPEGVADAPKELAAN; encoded by the coding sequence ATGCGTTTGGACGCGCAGATCGCTGAAAAGGCAAAGAAGATATTCAGGCCGATTGCGGCAGTTGCTGAGAATCCTGATAATGCCATTACCACGGAAAAGGTGAAGCTGGGCAAGGTCTTATATTTCGATAAACGCTTGTCGAAAGAAGGAAACATAAGCTGCAACTCTTGCCATAATTTGAAAACCGGTGGAGTTGATAATCTATCTTTTTCGCCTGGCGATGATGGCGGATTGGGCGGAAGAAATTCGCCAACAGTACTGAACGCAGCTTTCCATTCAACTCAGTTCTGGGATGGTCGTGCCAAAGACGTGGAAGAACAAGCAGGCATGCCAATTCTGAATCCTGTGGAAATGGCCATTCCGAACGAAGCTTTTCTAATTGACCGGCTCAAAGGAATTGAACTCTATCAAGGTCTATTTGCCGAGGCTTATCCTGGGCAATCTGCACCGATCACCTATACCAATCTGAGAAATGCCATTGGAGCATTTGAACGCACATTGGTCACACCTTCTCGATTCGACCATTTTTTGAACGGTGAATCAAAAGCATTGACCATTGCGGAGAAAGAAGGATTGAAGGCATTCGTAGATGCAGGATGCATCACGTGCCATAATGGTGAAATGGTTGGCGGAAATTCATTCCAAAAATTCGGTCAGTTTAAAGATTACTGGACCTACACTGGAAGTAAGTCGGTGGATGATGGTCTGTTCTCATTGACTAAAAATGAAGCGGACAAGTACATGTTCAAGGTTCCGAGTTTAAGAAACATACACGAAACGAGTCCTTACTTTCATGATGGAAGTGTAAAAGACCTTGCGGAAGCTGTAAGTATTATGGCCGAAATCAACCTGAACAAGAAACTTACCGATCAGGAAGTGAATAGCATTGTCACGTTTCTCCAAGCACTTTCAGGCGAACTTCCTGAAGGAGTTGCAGATGCACCGAAAGAGTTAGCGGCAAACTAA